The Phoenix dactylifera cultivar Barhee BC4 chromosome 17, palm_55x_up_171113_PBpolish2nd_filt_p, whole genome shotgun sequence genome contains a region encoding:
- the LOC103695935 gene encoding probable polyamine transporter At1g31830 produces the protein MKLRKTGSNRDYSVPMGEYGGTQFQGIGEGTLKADSFRKVSVIPLVFLIFYEVSGGPFGIEDSVQAAGPLLAILGFLIFPFIWSIPEALITAEMGTMFPENSGYVVWVSSALGPFLGFQQGWMKWLSGVIDNALYPVLFLDYLKSGVPAFGGGLPRTLAVLILTVALTYMNYRGLTIVGWVAVFLGVFSILPFIFMGLVAIPKLRPSRWLMVDMHNVDWNLYLNTLFWNLNYWDSISTLAGEVDNPRRTLPKALLYALILVVVGYLYPLLTGTGAIPLDRELWTDGYFSDIAKILGGVWLRWWIQGASALSNMGMFIAEMSSDSYQLLGMSERGMLPEFFSKRSRYGTPLVGILFSASGVILLSWMSFQEIVAAENFLYCFGMILEFVAFIKLRIERPTAPRPYRVPLETVGCILMVIPPTVLICVVLALASFKVMIVSLVAMLIGFVLQPCLMYMEKRRWLRFSISSDLPDFRSAERENDAEPLMDQSSIVC, from the exons ATG AAATTGAGGAAGACAGGAAGCAATAGAGACTATTCTGTTCCTATGGGGGAATACGGTGGCACTCAATTCCAGGGAATAGGTGAAGGAACTCTCAAAGCAGACAGTTTTCGGAAAGTCTCAGTTATTCCCCttgtcttcctcatcttctatgAGGTCTCTGGTGGCCCCTTTGGGATAGAGGACAGTGTTCAGGCGGCTGGCCCCCTCCTAGCTATCCTCGGCTTCCTGATTTTCCCATTCATATGGAGCATCCCAGAAGCACTGATCACTGCCGAGATGGGGACAATGTTCCCGGAGAACAGCGGATATGTTGTCTGGGTCTCTTCAGCTCTGGGGCCTTTCTTGGGTTTCCAGCAAGGTTGGATGAAATGGCTTAGTGGTGTCATCGACAATGCGCTGTATCCAGTTCTCTTTTTAGACTATTTGAAGTCTGGCGTTCCGGCTTTCGGAGGTGGGCTGCCAAGGACATTGGCGGTGTTAATACTGACAGTTGCGCTAACTTACATGAACTACAGAGGCTTGACTATAGTTGGATGGGTAGCTGTCTTTCTCGGTGTGTTCTCAATCCTTCCATTCATTTTTATGGGGCTTGTGGCTATCCCGAAACTTAGGCCTTCAAGATGGTTAATGGTTGACATGCACAATGTTGATTGGAATTTGTACTTGAATACGCTATTTTGGAATCTCAACTACTGGGATTCTATCAGTACTTTGGCAGGAGAAGTTGACAATCCGAGGAGAACTCTTCCGAAGGCTCTCTTGTATGCACTCATCTTGGTTGTTGTTGGGTACTTATATCCCCTCCTGACAGGTACAGGAGCTATTCCGCTTGATAGGGAGCTGTGGACAGATGGTTATTTCTCTGATATCGCGAAAATTCTAGGCGGGGTTTGGTTGAGATGGTGGATCCAAGGGGCTTCGGCATTATCCAACATGGGAATGTTCATAGCAGAAATGAGCAGTGATTCTTATCAACTTCTTGGGATGTCAGAACGGGGGATGCTCCCAGAGTTCTTTAGCAAGAGGTCACGCTATGGGACTCCACTTGTGGGGATATTGTTCTCCGCTTCTGGTGTAATTCTGCTGTCATGGATGAGCTTTCAAGAGATTGTTGCTGCAGAGAATTTCCTTTACTGTTTTGGGATGATTTTGGAATTTGTGGCCTTTATAAAGTTACGAATTGAGCGGCCAACTGCTCCTCGGCCTTATAGAGTTCCTTTAGAGACCGTTGGTTGTATTTTGATGGTTATTCCTCCCACGGTGTTGATTTGTGTGGTTCTGGCGCTTGCCTCTTTCAAAGTTATGATTGTTAGCCTGGTTGCAATGCTTATTGGATTTGTGCTGCAACCATGTCTGATGTATATGGAGAAAAGGCGATGGCTGAGGTTCTCTATAAGTTCTGACCTGCCTGATTTTCGATCTGCTGAGCGTGAGAATGATGCTGAACCTCTGATGGACCAATCCAGTATTGTTTGTTGA
- the LOC113461148 gene encoding uncharacterized protein LOC113461148, with amino-acid sequence MVAALGPGRFYGSSLLQPRFYIDVKLNEDRVDPSVHVMDPLLSWTNEAHWSMGVLNLKRHHLQGRPKDSIKNPRAQQDRMHKNSPSLDRNPATKARLSGLKRKRVGRLGDEFDRIMEQQQMGKHSEAGEGVASRTQPEAGHGGSGTR; translated from the exons ATGGTGGCGGCTTTGGGGCCTGGCAGGTTCTACGGGAGCAGCCTCCTGCAGCCGCGCTTCTACATCGACGTGAAGCTGAACGAGGACCGCGTCGACCCATCGGTGCACGTCATGGATCCGCTGCTTTCGTGGACGAACGAGGCCCACTGGTCCATGGGCGTCCTCAACCTTAAGCGCCACCACCTCCAGGGCCGGCCTAAGGACTCCATCAAGAATCCCCGCGCCCAGCAAGATAGAATGCACAAAAATTCCCCTTCCCTCGACCGAAACCCAGCGACCAAGGCAAGGCTCTCTGGCCTC aagaggaagagggtgggGAGGCTCGGAGATGAGTTTGATAGGATCATGGAACAGCAGCAGATGGGGAAGCATAGTGAGGCGGGGGAAGGGGTTGCATCGAGGACCCAGCCGGAAGCCGGGCATGGAGGAAGTGGAACTCGGTGA